One stretch of Clavelina lepadiformis chromosome 6, kaClaLepa1.1, whole genome shotgun sequence DNA includes these proteins:
- the LOC143462034 gene encoding uncharacterized protein LOC143462034: MANRDDKMDMDNCSFYSEESSCHQFRHTRTSFIRSTTKYEEIRLLRLRTGRKTYDIKTICSHHEQELLTKFSTLKKKCCDPTNKHPGKSRTKSLRVVSLDMFEKLSDPPCVVVPGVKVCIECLMILQRQKVQSKQDETDETRAMHMDVDNSSPENVNSSFVNRNTTLVDLDETPIKTAHMPTSTKITNGKQKLASATRTLKRKLELSYEVPLYSSDSDDEQCAKDYQRYQSVMTQLKEKFVQSQSDQERVQILTLSPFTIDRTMKEFGATNYLLKKSRDVKKQKGILGICDKNKGKTLSEELKNDVRGFYECDDNSRMCPGMKDSVSVRNKDGEKVQHQKRLVLSNLKELHSSWKETYPEKKIGFSSFAALRPKWCVLAGSSGTT; encoded by the coding sequence GACATGGACAACTGTAGCTTTTACTCAGAAGAAAGTTCCTGCCACCAATTTCGACACACACGAACCAGTTTCATACGTAGCACAACCAAATACGAGGAAATCAGGTTGCTGAGACTCCGAACTGGGCGTAAAACGTACGACATCAAGACGATATGTTCCCATCATGAGCAGGAACTCTTAACAAAGTTTTCTACACtcaagaaaaaatgttgcgaTCCGACGAATAAACATCCGGGGAAATCTAGGACTAAATCATTACGTGTCGTTAGTTTGGATATGTTTGAGAAACTAAGTGATCCTCCGTGTGTTGTAGTACCTGGTGTTAAAGTGTGTATAGAGTGTTTAATGATTCTTCAAAGGCAAAAGGTTCAATCAAAACAAGATGAAACCGACGAAACGCGTGCAATGCACATGGATGTCGACAATAGTTCACCTGAAAATGTGAATAGCTCGTTTGTCAATCGCAATACAACATTAGTTGATCTTGATGAAACCCCAATTAAAACCGCGCACATGCCAACCTCCACTAAAATAACTAACggtaaacaaaaacttgcatcAGCAACCCGGACATTGAAGAGGAAGCTAGAACTTTCGTACGAAGTTCCGTTATACAGTTCAGATTCTGATGATGAACAATGCGCAAAGGATTACCAACGTTACCAAAGCGTAATGACacagttaaaagaaaagtttgtaCAGTCTCAGAGCGACCAAGAACGTGTACAGATACTAACATTGTCACCATTTACAATAGATAGAACTATGAAGGAATTTGGAGCCACTAACTACCTATTGAAGAAAAGTCGTGATGTGAAGAAGCAGAAGGGCATTTTGGGAATATGTGATAAGAACAAGGGCAAAACGCTGTCAGAAGAACTTAAAAATGATGTCCGTGGTTTTTATGAATGTGATGACAATAGTCGAATGTGTCCTGGAATGAAGGATTCGGTTAGTGTTCGAAATAAGGATGGTGAGAAAGTTCAGCATCAGAAGCGACTGGTATTATCCAATCTTAAGGAACTGCATTCTTCCTGGAAAGAAACTTATCCCGAAAAGAAGATTGGATTCTCGTCTTTCGCGGCTTTGCGTCCCAAGTGGTGTGTACTTGCTGGATCATCAGGAACTACATAG